The Desulforegulaceae bacterium genome window below encodes:
- a CDS encoding NERD domain-containing protein kinase family protein: protein MSLLKSLCDQIIENIKKINVNKKGPDISPHKYFFLLTLVELYNIKNNRDNKFYLNKELEDFFVKIWLKFMPETSVDKIVIEYPFFYLKNSNIWSFKINEGKEIKYKNYSKSGKRLTKKKLLETVKFAYLEDIVHKGFSDDFCRVRIKNYLEKKIKEISSSDFLYDANKQFLNSSLFPHEQKALDKIELIIKPKNLGYVSTNINIYNYHSNRYFEIDLLIVAPYGLYVVELKHWKGKVEIKPYDWVFNGGYRKDVHQPNSFKAKLIKGECEKKFPYLNLPFVESVVVFTHDECEIEGASDPKTTKSQPSFRNIKDFISYLENQSEINGNIIEKAQAKKICDYINSLNEPKKPESIKFNGLKIVEKIYQDENYEELIAKRENSKNLRKLRVIYDKSRFRDPERTLKTVEEIGDHPNILKVTDIPNDYGYLIESSDWSNQGDLQSYIEKKTPIKTNKALKITYGILSGLKAVHDKGVVHRNLSPDNILIINDDIPKLMNFDLSYQIASSEFTVIPEPSKLKKSPFIAPEIYEGESAESSDFFSVGVILYYMLTKEYPFNSYKDLKLNNGNLSDSCIKKINSLNLAKEIKNLLLKLLKYDFNKRPQTVDEIIEILENYKNKTISFENKLLKPDENHDLYCIVENLKKEKGEAQLYKSKGALGEDYLLKIFNFDTDLKKIQSEKDFSTYVTHNTLVKCENFFKWSDKRPVLAFKWIEGSNLREIMKFGLPELDFFKKTAFSLISGIEALHTYEEFEILHNDIKPENIIITNDKRPKIIDFGISSRNKIDIYSGTEGYIAPDLVIDSQREYCVSGDLFALGVTLFEWFFGIKPYKNFVVGEKIADIDFIIPNLNPKLKIWFLKSVDTKAENRFLSCFEMKNELTSCFSKNEIQVNKVEQHTNDTNIIAKETNNINLEKIKTDDFEDKSPNPFVAYLNTLNNINSNSSNMLAESQACNEYFKYIHVEHDLKAIIKKELFENKRHVILTGHAGDGKTTIALELFKDLRGIPLDEHLFEEMKRIEYIKDKNIKIIKDFSEWKAEDWVEILNSASDKNSPKMLLISNTGTLLNAFKFLNKEKNNDWLCYENKLLESFSKSEPYTFIHDNTEYCVINLAMYDNLPVAKKIFEKTINCPLWKKCEDCNDNKKCPVFKNYSLIKNSSLAVERIFYIYQRMFEYGYRFTLRQIVSHLSYIITSGMNYLDIVNYSSKNHVLISELLFFNRFFGDNGAKEDEKAQQIKVIKCLKNSDIGEEINSFWDRKLWVREDEIKFDSDFDKESIQFNYLRSIGKSNNKNELEPVFARKQIRRILYFFYHFPEYTKNKDENPFVSNFLKSPMLLSFLKWKKNRTLENIEKESLKNKILHVLQEFFTGNRLPEKKSFTGNLYITLSRQTRNIRQSSQIVLADFRAKDFDLAIENEKLFFRFSEKEDILLNLELPFLDYVMNRHYGDIGQTLDLGYNDRLESFKSQLISLKKNKNQKQLILLNLKTDHNFKEYKIHFNKEKLEVINNA, encoded by the coding sequence GAACTTTATAATATCAAAAACAATAGAGATAATAAATTTTATTTAAATAAAGAATTGGAAGATTTTTTTGTTAAAATTTGGCTTAAATTTATGCCTGAAACATCAGTTGATAAAATAGTTATAGAATATCCTTTTTTTTATCTGAAAAACTCTAATATTTGGAGTTTTAAAATTAATGAAGGGAAAGAAATTAAATATAAAAATTATTCTAAATCAGGTAAAAGATTAACCAAAAAAAAATTGCTGGAAACAGTAAAGTTCGCATATTTGGAAGATATTGTGCACAAAGGATTTTCTGATGATTTTTGCAGAGTTAGAATAAAGAATTATTTAGAAAAAAAAATAAAGGAAATAAGTAGCAGTGATTTTTTATATGATGCGAATAAACAGTTTTTAAACTCATCTTTATTCCCACATGAACAAAAAGCTTTAGATAAAATTGAGTTAATTATTAAACCTAAAAACTTAGGCTATGTCTCCACAAATATTAATATTTATAATTATCATTCTAATAGATATTTTGAAATTGATCTTTTAATTGTAGCCCCATATGGGCTTTATGTTGTTGAACTTAAGCATTGGAAAGGTAAGGTGGAAATCAAGCCCTACGATTGGGTTTTTAATGGGGGCTATAGAAAAGATGTTCATCAGCCAAACAGCTTTAAAGCTAAATTGATAAAAGGAGAATGCGAAAAAAAATTTCCTTATTTAAATCTTCCTTTTGTTGAATCAGTAGTTGTTTTTACTCATGATGAATGTGAAATTGAAGGAGCATCTGATCCAAAAACAACAAAAAGTCAGCCTAGTTTTAGAAATATAAAAGATTTTATCTCCTATTTAGAAAATCAGTCAGAAATAAATGGAAATATAATTGAAAAAGCTCAAGCAAAAAAAATATGCGATTACATTAATTCCTTAAATGAACCTAAAAAACCTGAATCAATTAAGTTTAATGGTTTAAAAATTGTTGAGAAAATTTATCAGGATGAAAATTATGAAGAATTAATTGCAAAAAGAGAAAATAGTAAAAACTTAAGAAAATTAAGAGTTATATACGACAAATCAAGGTTTAGAGATCCTGAGAGAACTTTAAAAACAGTAGAAGAAATAGGTGATCATCCTAATATTTTAAAAGTTACTGATATCCCAAATGATTATGGTTATCTTATTGAAAGCAGTGATTGGTCAAACCAAGGCGACTTACAGTCTTATATTGAAAAAAAAACACCTATTAAAACAAATAAAGCTCTTAAAATAACATATGGCATTTTGTCTGGTTTAAAAGCAGTTCATGATAAAGGCGTTGTTCATAGAAATTTATCGCCAGATAATATTCTTATAATAAATGATGATATACCAAAACTTATGAATTTTGATCTTTCCTATCAAATAGCTAGTTCTGAATTTACAGTTATCCCAGAGCCTTCTAAATTGAAAAAGAGTCCGTTTATAGCACCGGAAATATATGAAGGGGAATCAGCCGAAAGTTCAGATTTTTTTAGTGTTGGAGTTATCTTATATTATATGCTTACAAAAGAGTATCCCTTTAATTCATATAAAGATCTTAAGCTTAATAATGGGAATTTAAGTGATTCATGCATAAAAAAAATCAATTCACTTAATTTAGCAAAAGAAATAAAAAATCTTTTACTAAAACTATTAAAGTATGATTTTAATAAAAGGCCTCAAACTGTTGATGAAATAATTGAAATTTTGGAAAATTATAAAAACAAAACAATCAGTTTTGAAAACAAGTTATTAAAGCCAGATGAAAACCATGATCTTTATTGCATAGTTGAAAATTTAAAAAAAGAAAAAGGGGAAGCTCAGCTTTATAAATCAAAGGGAGCACTTGGTGAAGATTATTTGTTAAAAATTTTCAACTTTGACACTGATTTAAAAAAAATACAGAGTGAAAAAGATTTTTCAACATATGTTACCCATAATACCCTTGTAAAATGTGAAAATTTTTTTAAGTGGTCTGATAAACGTCCAGTATTGGCTTTTAAATGGATTGAAGGTTCAAATTTAAGAGAAATTATGAAATTCGGCCTTCCTGAACTAGATTTTTTTAAAAAAACTGCATTTTCTTTAATCAGCGGAATAGAAGCTCTCCATACTTACGAAGAATTTGAAATTTTACATAATGATATAAAACCTGAAAATATCATTATTACAAATGATAAACGGCCAAAAATTATAGATTTTGGTATTTCTTCAAGAAATAAAATTGATATATATTCAGGGACTGAAGGATATATAGCACCAGATTTAGTTATTGATTCGCAAAGGGAATATTGTGTTAGCGGAGATTTGTTTGCATTAGGAGTTACTTTGTTTGAATGGTTTTTTGGTATAAAGCCTTATAAAAATTTTGTAGTAGGAGAAAAAATAGCTGATATTGATTTTATAATTCCTAATTTGAACCCAAAATTAAAAATATGGTTTTTAAAGTCTGTTGATACAAAAGCTGAAAACAGATTTTTATCATGTTTTGAAATGAAAAATGAACTGACAAGTTGTTTTTCAAAAAATGAAATCCAGGTAAATAAAGTCGAACAACATACAAATGATACAAATATCATTGCAAAAGAAACCAATAATATAAATTTAGAAAAAATAAAAACTGATGACTTTGAAGATAAGTCTCCAAATCCTTTTGTAGCATATTTAAATACTTTAAATAATATAAACTCAAATAGTTCAAATATGCTTGCAGAAAGTCAGGCATGCAATGAGTATTTTAAATATATTCATGTAGAACATGATCTTAAAGCGATAATTAAAAAAGAACTTTTTGAAAATAAAAGGCATGTTATTTTAACAGGACATGCTGGAGATGGAAAAACAACAATAGCACTTGAACTTTTTAAAGATTTAAGAGGAATTCCTTTAGACGAGCATCTTTTTGAAGAAATGAAAAGAATTGAATATATAAAAGATAAAAATATTAAAATAATAAAGGATTTCAGTGAATGGAAAGCTGAGGACTGGGTTGAAATTTTAAATTCAGCTTCAGATAAAAATTCACCTAAAATGCTTTTAATTTCAAATACTGGAACTTTACTTAATGCCTTTAAATTTTTGAATAAAGAAAAAAACAATGATTGGTTATGTTATGAGAATAAACTGCTGGAATCATTCTCAAAATCTGAACCTTATACTTTTATTCATGATAATACTGAATATTGTGTAATAAATCTTGCTATGTATGACAACCTGCCTGTAGCAAAAAAAATTTTTGAAAAAACAATAAATTGTCCTTTATGGAAAAAATGTGAAGATTGTAATGACAATAAAAAATGTCCTGTTTTTAAAAATTATTCTTTAATTAAAAACAGCAGTTTAGCTGTAGAAAGAATTTTTTATATTTATCAGAGAATGTTTGAATATGGTTATAGATTTACCTTAAGGCAAATTGTAAGCCATTTGAGCTATATTATAACATCAGGAATGAATTATCTTGATATAGTGAATTATTCTTCCAAAAATCATGTTTTGATAAGTGAGTTGCTGTTTTTTAACAGATTTTTTGGTGACAATGGTGCTAAAGAAGATGAAAAAGCTCAGCAGATAAAGGTAATAAAATGCTTAAAAAATTCAGACATCGGCGAAGAAATTAATTCATTTTGGGATAGAAAACTCTGGGTTCGAGAAGATGAAATTAAATTTGACAGCGATTTTGACAAGGAATCTATTCAGTTTAATTATTTAAGATCAATTGGTAAATCAAATAACAAGAATGAACTTGAGCCTGTTTTTGCAAGAAAACAAATAAGAAGGATTTTATACTTTTTTTATCACTTCCCTGAATATACTAAAAACAAAGATGAAAACCCTTTTGTCTCAAACTTTTTAAAGTCCCCTATGCTTTTAAGTTTTTTAAAATGGAAAAAGAATAGAACATTAGAAAATATTGAAAAAGAAAGTTTAAAAAATAAAATTTTGCATGTTCTTCAGGAATTTTTTACAGGGAACAGGTTGCCTGAAAAAAAATCATTTACAGGAAATCTTTATATAACACTTTCAAGACAAACCAGAAATATAAGACAGTCCTCTCAAATTGTTCTTGCAGATTTTAGAGCCAAAGACTTTGATTTAGCAATAGAAAATGAAAAATTGTTTTTTAGGTTTAGTGAAAAAGAAGATATTTTGCTTAACCTTGAACTGCCTTTCTTAGATTATGTAATGAACAGGCATTATGGAGATATTGGACAGACACTTGATCTTGGATACAATGATAGGCTTGAAAGTTTTAAATCTCAGCTCATTTCACTGAAAAAAAATAAAAATCAAAAACAATTAATACTTCTTAATTTGAAAACAGATCATAATTTTAAAGAATATAAAATTCATTTTAATAAAGAAAAGCTGGAGGTAATAAATAATGCCTGA